CTGCGCAAGGTGTGCGGTCATCTGCTGGGCGAACTGGCGGAACCGCCGGTCGAACGCGACGAGCCTGCGGCGGAGGACGGTATCCAGGTATCGGAGAAGATGCGCGAGTTGTTCATCCGCACCATGCGCCAGGACATGCAGGGCGTGTGGCAGGCGTTGCAGGATAACGACTTGTCCACCGTGCGCCAGCAGGTGCATCGCCTGCGCGGCGCACTGGCGGTGGTGCGTGCGTATCGCCTCAGCGATGCCTGCGGTGCGGTGGAGGATGCACTCGTCGCCCAGCCGGCCGGGGCGGAACTGACGGCCGCGGTGTCGGCGCTGATGGCGCGTATCGAGTCGGCACTGGCGCGGCTCTGACGGCCAGGGGCTACGCTAGAAAGTATTGGGCTAGCTAATTCAAAGGTTGGGACTCAAGAAGGACTCATGGAAAAAGTCAGAGTGGTAGTGGCGGACGACCACCCCATCGTGCTGATGGGTGTGCGGGAAATGATCGAGCGGGACGAGAACTTCGAGGTGGTTGGCGAAGCCCACAGTTCCAGTGAGTTGGTGGCTCTGTACCGCGAGCTGCGGCCGGCCATCGCCATCACCGACTTCAACATGCCCGGCGACCAGACCTATGGCGACGGCCTCAAGCTGATCGAGTACCTGCTGCGCAACTTCCCCGACACGCGCATCCTCATTCTCACCATGCTTTCCACACCGCTGATTCTCTCCAGCCTGTACGACCTGGGAGTGTCGGGGGTGATCCTGAAGAACGGCGACCTCAATGAAATCCTGGTGGCGCTCAAGGCGCTGGCCCAGGGCCGCGTGTACCGTGGGCCAGGCATGCAGTCGGCGAACAGCGTGCTGGCCAGCAAGGATGACGTGGACGGACGCATCGCCAGCCTCTCGGCGAAGGAGTACGAGGTGCTGCGCCATTTCGTTTCCGGCATGAGCGTGCGGGACATCGCCCTGTTGCTCAATCGCAGTGTGAAGACCGTCAGCGCGCAGAAGGTTTCCGCCATGCGCAAGCTCGATGTCGATACCGACCAGGCGCTGCTGACCTTCTGCGTAAAGGCCAATCTGTTCCAGTGAGGCCGGGCGGATAACGCCGCTGCGTTACCCGCCGTTGCGCGGAGCGGATCAGCCGTGCGGCATACGCTTGAGGTGCTGCTGCAGGCGGGTGAGAAAGCCGATTTCGCATGCACCTGCTAGCGCAATCGCGCCACTCCTTCGGGCTGTCAAACCCGGCCACGGATTTGGCCGTGACGGGCGCAGCATAGGAGCAGCCTCAGGGACGGGCAAGGGACAGGGTGCGCGTGCTGTCTGTATCGGCAGTGTCTGACAGCAATCGAGGGTAATGCGACGTCAGCGTAGCGTGCTCTCGCCCGCCTGGGCGTTGCCGCCATCGTCGATCCACTGGTAGTGAATCAGGGTTTTGCCCTCGGGCACCGGCTGCGCAAAGGTGAGTGTGCGCCGGGCGAAGGGCTCCAGCAGCTCGCCCTGCACGATGGTGTGCCGCTGGCCTTGGGGCACGTCGACGCTGGCGAGGGTGATGAAATACGGGGTGGGGTTTTCCACCCGCAACTCGCCGGCCACACTGCTGAAGCGCAGGCGGGCGGGCGCACCCTCGGCGTCTGCCTGCAGCGCGGCGGGGCGGTAGATGACCTTCATCTGGGTACGCAGGGTCACGGTCAGCCGCGACTGGCCTTCGGCAAGCGGTTCGCGGGACTTGGGCGGGATTTCGTAGAGGTTGAGCCAATACAGCGATTCGCGGTCCTTCGGCAGCGCCTGCCCGGTGTAGAGCAGGCGCAGGCTGCGTTGCTGTTCGGGGTTCAGGCGGAATACCGGCGGCAGCGGCATGATCGGTGCCTGGGCGGTTTCCGGCGCGGTGTCGAGATTGCCGTCGTCGATCCAGGTCTGCACGATCACCGGGTAGGCGTTCTGGTTGACCAGCAGCAGCGAGGCCTCGCGCTGGCCTTCGTTGAAGATCACCCGGGTACGCTCTGCGGTCACGCCGGCCTGGGCGTCCAGTGCGGCCAGCAGGCACAGGCCCAGCAGCAGGCCGCGCTGGCGCTCACTGGACACGGATCACCACTTGCGCGGTGGCTTCCACCTTGCCGGGAGTGACGGTGGGCATGGTGCCTACGGTGAGCTTTTCCAGGCGCGCGCGGAAGGTTTCGCTGTATTGGGAGATGCCGCCGTTGTTGCCGGTCTGGTTGGAGGCCGCGCCGATCACCGGGTACCAGCCGCGTGCCTCGGCGTTGCTGCCGTTGGCGGAGTCTTCGTTGGCCAGCAGGTTCATCACGCTGCCGTTGCGCAGCAGGCGGATGCCCACGCCCTGCGCCATGCCGGGCTGCCCGTAGCGGTCGGAAACCAGGTAGGACAGGCCACCGCTGGCGTTGACCAGCCCCAGGCCCGAGTAGGCCGCCAAGGCCCCGGCGGAGACCTTGATGCCTAGCGCGGTGCCGCTGGTGCCGGTCTGGCTGGTGCTGGGGGTGGTGCTGCTGAGTACGCCGCTCTGGCACTTGAAGTCCACCTGGAACGGCATTTCGCGCGAGCCGCCGGCGTTGACTTCGCCGATGGAGATCGACGGGAACACCACGTGCGGGGTGACGTTGGTGACGGCGCAGGTGGGGTAGCGCTTGAGCGTGACGTCGTTGTACAGGCCGATCGCGCCCGGCCAGTTGCTGTACCAGCCGGACCAGTTGCCGTAGTGGGTTTCGCCGACCCTGGGGTAGCTCAGCCCCGGCCCCTTGATGGCGATATAGCCGGCTGGCTGGGTACGGCCATATATCTGCGATTTGGTATTCGGTGAATAGCCCTGGGTGGACTCCAGCGGCGCACTGAAAAGTTCGGCGCGCACGGCGCTCAGGTTCTTCGCCTTGACCAACTGGAAGCCGCGCGAGTCGATGTCCAGCCCGGTGAGCTGCCGCTCGCGCCAGACGTCGGTGAAGTACTGGCCGGTTTCCACGTGGGTGAGGCGCAGCAGGACGTTGGGCCAGGCGGTGCGGTAGGCCGCGGTGAGGCCGATGGAGATGCCGACGCTGTCGCCACCCTGGTACCAGCCGCTATAGAGGTCGTCGCCGTTGGTGGAGAACATCTCGTACACCGCGTCTTCGGCGGCGCAGCGGAAGAATACCCGTTCCGGGTCGTAGCCGGCGGTGGCGCCGTACTGGGTGATTGGCGCTACCGAGGCGGCGAGGAGAGTCGGGTAGGGCTGGAAGCTGGGGTCGCTGACGTTGATCACGCTGGGCAGCCCCAGCTTGCCGTTGCAGGTATCGCAGGCGCCGCCCCAGCTCCCCGCCGTGCCTTCGCCCGGGCGTATCTGTGTGGTGGAGGTGGTGTTGGCGCTGCCCACCGAAGTGACTTTGTAGCAAGTGGCCCAGGCGCCGGGCGCCAGTAGCGCGGCGACCAGGGGAAGCAGCCGGAATGCGGAAGTCATGATGCCTCCTTGGTGGGGGCGCAGGT
The Pseudomonas triclosanedens DNA segment above includes these coding regions:
- a CDS encoding fimbrial biogenesis chaperone; protein product: MSSERQRGLLLGLCLLAALDAQAGVTAERTRVIFNEGQREASLLLVNQNAYPVIVQTWIDDGNLDTAPETAQAPIMPLPPVFRLNPEQQRSLRLLYTGQALPKDRESLYWLNLYEIPPKSREPLAEGQSRLTVTLRTQMKVIYRPAALQADAEGAPARLRFSSVAGELRVENPTPYFITLASVDVPQGQRHTIVQGELLEPFARRTLTFAQPVPEGKTLIHYQWIDDGGNAQAGESTLR
- a CDS encoding fimbrial protein, producing MTSAFRLLPLVAALLAPGAWATCYKVTSVGSANTTSTTQIRPGEGTAGSWGGACDTCNGKLGLPSVINVSDPSFQPYPTLLAASVAPITQYGATAGYDPERVFFRCAAEDAVYEMFSTNGDDLYSGWYQGGDSVGISIGLTAAYRTAWPNVLLRLTHVETGQYFTDVWRERQLTGLDIDSRGFQLVKAKNLSAVRAELFSAPLESTQGYSPNTKSQIYGRTQPAGYIAIKGPGLSYPRVGETHYGNWSGWYSNWPGAIGLYNDVTLKRYPTCAVTNVTPHVVFPSISIGEVNAGGSREMPFQVDFKCQSGVLSSTTPSTSQTGTSGTALGIKVSAGALAAYSGLGLVNASGGLSYLVSDRYGQPGMAQGVGIRLLRNGSVMNLLANEDSANGSNAEARGWYPVIGAASNQTGNNGGISQYSETFRARLEKLTVGTMPTVTPGKVEATAQVVIRVQ
- a CDS encoding response regulator, with amino-acid sequence MEKVRVVVADDHPIVLMGVREMIERDENFEVVGEAHSSSELVALYRELRPAIAITDFNMPGDQTYGDGLKLIEYLLRNFPDTRILILTMLSTPLILSSLYDLGVSGVILKNGDLNEILVALKALAQGRVYRGPGMQSANSVLASKDDVDGRIASLSAKEYEVLRHFVSGMSVRDIALLLNRSVKTVSAQKVSAMRKLDVDTDQALLTFCVKANLFQ